The following proteins come from a genomic window of Populus nigra chromosome 6, ddPopNigr1.1, whole genome shotgun sequence:
- the LOC133695611 gene encoding methionine--tRNA ligase, chloroplastic/mitochondrial, whose translation MAARINYSVQNTLCLLNPLNYSINAKTTHFKTGINFSKNLIFPRKLRRPTFCTCAISNNDLQSSEAAETFVLTTPLYYVNAPPHMGSAYTTIAADAIARFQRLLGKKVIFVTGTDEHGEKIAASAAAAGSTPSEHCDVISQAYKTLWKDLEITYDKFIRTTDPKHEGIVKEFYSRVLAKGDIYRADYEGLYCVNCEEYKDEKELLDNNCCPTHLKPCIERKEDNYFFALSKYQKQLEENLTQNPKFVQPPFRLNEVQSWIKSGLKDFSISRASVDWGIPVPNDNKQTIYVWFDALLGYISALSSENEQPDLQTAVSSGWPASLHLIGKDILRFHAVYWPAMLMSAGVDLPKKVFGHGFLTKDGMKMGKSLGNTLEPNELVHNFGSDAVRYFFLREVEFGSDGDYSEERFINIVNAHLANTIGNLLNRTLGLLKKNCQSTLVVDSAVAAEGTALKDTIEKLVEKARIHYENLSLSSACEAVLEIGNAGNAYMDENAPWTRFKQGGAASEAAAKDLVIILEAMRIVAIALSPVAPSFCWRIYEQLGYSKDHFNTVTWSGTKWGGLKGGQVMAQPKPVFARIENKTELEDEAATKKPMKSKQKKPQAQVAAEA comes from the exons ATGGCAGCTAGAATCAACTACTCTGTACAAAACACACTCTGTCTCCTAAACCCTTTAAACTATTCCATCAATGCAAAAACAACCCATTTCAAGACCGGTATtaatttctctaaaaatctCATCTTTCCTCGTAAATTAAGGAGACCCACGTTTTGCACTTGTGCAATAAGCAATAATGATTTGCAAAGTAGTGAAGCAGCTGAGACTTTTGTCCTTACAACTCCACTTTATTACGTTAATGCACCTCCTCATATGGGGAGTGCTTACACCACTATTGCTGCTGATGCCATTGCTCGATTTCAG AGGCTTTTAGGAAAGAAAGTTATATTTGTAACTGGGACGGATGAACACGGGGAGAAGATAGCtgcttctgctgctgctgctggttcCACACCGAGTGAGCATTGTGATGTCATATCTCAAGCTTACAAGACACTTTGGAAAGAT TTAGAGATTACTTATGATAAGTTCATTCGGACAACTGATCCTAAGCATGAAGGAATAGTAAAGGAATTTTATTCGAGGGTTCTTGCCAAGGGTGACATTTACCGAGCTGATTATGAGGGATTGTACTGTGTCAACTGTGAGGAGTATAAG GATGAGAAGGAGCTACTTGATAACAACTGTTGTCCTACACACCTCAAGCCATGCATTGAGCGGAAGGAGGATAATTACTTCTTTGCCCTATCGAAGTACCAAAAacaattagaagaaaatttgacaCAGAATCCGAAATTTGTGCAGCCACCATTTCGTTTGAATGAG GTACAAAGTTGGATCAAAAGTGGTTTGAaagatttttcaatttctcgTGCATCAGTGGATTGGGGCATTCCTGTTCCTAATGACAATAAGCAGACTATTTATGTTTGGTTTGATGCTTTACTTGG CTATATATCAGCTCTATCATCGGAAAATGAGCAACCAGATTTACAAACTGCTGTTTCTTCTGGCTGGCCGGCTTCACTACATTTGATTGGCAAG GACATTTTACGTTTTCATGCAGTTTATTGGCCAGCTATGCTAATGTCTGCTGGAGTAGACCTTCCTAAGAAGGTCTTTGGGCATGGATTTTTGACAAAG GATGGTATGAAGATGGGGAAGTCACTGGGGAATACGCTTGAACCAAATGAGCTGGTTCATAACTTTGGGTCAGATGCGGTTAGGTATTTCTTTCTTAGAGAGGTGGAATTTGGTAGTGATGGGGACTATTCAGAAGAACGTTTCATCAATATTGTCAATGCACATCTCGCAAATACCATAG GAAACCTTCTTAATCGCACACTTGGACTTCTTAAAAAGAACTGCCAATCAACTTTGGTGGTTGATTCAGCTGTTGCGGCTGAAGGAACTGCATTGAAGGACACCATTGAGAAATTG GTTGAAAAGGCTCGAATTCATTATGAAAATCTCTCACTATCGTCAGCTTGCGAGGCTGTACTAGAGATTGGTAATGCCGGGAATGCCTACATGGATGAGAATGCACCTTGGACCCGTTTCAAGCAAGGGGGTGCTGCTTCTGAAGCTGCTGCAAAG GATCTTGTAATTATATTGGAAGCAATGAGGATCGTAGCAATTGCTTTATCCCCTGTTGCCCCAAGTTTCTGTTGGAGAATATATGAACAGCTTGGCTACTCGAAGGACCATTTTAACACAGTCACCTGG AGCGGGACAAAGTGGGGTGGCCTGAAGGGTGGTCAGGTCATGGCTCAACCTAAACCAGTTTTTGCAAGGATTGAGAATAAAACAGAACTGGAAGACGAAGCAGCAACTAAGAAGCCTATGAAAAGCAAGCAGAAAAAACCTCAGGCTCAAGTAGCTGCAGAAGCTTAG
- the LOC133695613 gene encoding UDP-glucuronic acid decarboxylase 3-like, which translates to MFDYHRQHGIEIRIARIFNTYGPRMNIDDGRVVSNFIAQAIRNEPLTVQAPGTQTRSFCYVSDMVDGLIRLMEGENTGPINIGNPGEFTMIELAENVKELINPEVKIISVENTPDDPRQRKPDITKAKELLGWEPKIKLRDGLPLMEEDFRQRLGVPRKN; encoded by the exons ATGTTTGATTATCATAGGCAGCATGGGATAG AGATAAGAATTGCCAGAATTTTCAACACTTATGGACCCAGAATGAACATTGATGATGGTCGTGTTGTCAGCAATTTCATAGCCCAAGCCATCCG TAACGAACCTTTGACTGTTCAAGCACCTGGAACCCAAACCCGGAGTTTCTGTTACGTGTCTGACATG GTTGATGGCCTTATCCGACTAATGGAAGGAGAGAACACTGGGCCCATCAATATTGGAAATCCAG GTGAATTCACCATGATTGAGCTTGCGGAGAATGTTAAGGAG CTTATCAATCCTGAAGTAAAGATCATATCAGTGGAGAACACACCAGATGATCCTCGTCAGAGGAAGCCAGACATCACAAAAGCAAAAGAATTGTTAGGCTGGGAACCAAAGATCAAGCTGCGCGATGGTCTTCCTCTCATGGAGGAAGATTTCCGACAGAGGCTTGGAGTTCCCAGAAAGAACTGA
- the LOC133695614 gene encoding dolichyl-diphosphooligosaccharide--protein glycosyltransferase subunit 4A, whose translation MFDDQDLGFFANFLGIFIFVLVIAYHYVMADPKYEGN comes from the coding sequence ATGTTTGATGATCAAGATCTGGGTTTTTTTGCCAATTTTCTTggcatttttatatttgttctgGTGATCGCTTACCATTATGTGATGGCTGACCCAAAATATGAAGGCAACTGA
- the LOC133695612 gene encoding CASP-like protein 4C2, producing the protein MRSPQPHRSGGDTQQHFQSTVSVQKLKRFNSLILVFRFAAFCFSLASAVFMLTNSRGSDSLHWYNFDAFRYVFAANAIVAIYSLFEMAASVWEISRNATLFPEICQVWFDFGHDQVFAFLLLSANTAGTELARTLKDTCTDNKAFCVQSDIAIVLGFAGFLFLGISSLFSGFRVVCFIINGSRFYV; encoded by the exons ATGCGGTCTCCACAGCCCCACCGTAGCGGCGGTGACACCCAACAACACTTCCAATCCACCGTGTCAGTACAGAAGCTGAAACGATTCAACTCACTCATTCTTGTTTTTCGATTCGCTGCCTTTTGCTTCTCGCTTGCCTCTGCTGTTTTCATGCTCACAAACTCTAGAGGATCTGATTCCCTTCATTGGTACAATTTTGACGCATTCAG ATACGTTTTCGCTGCGAATGCGATCGTCGCCATATACTCTCTATTCGAGATGGCTGCTTCCGTCTGGGAAATCTCAAGAAATGCCACGCTCTTCCCTGAAATCTGCCAAGTCTGGTTCGATTTCGGCCACGACCAG GTGTTTGCGTTCCTGCTATTGTCAGCGAACACAGCGGGTACGGAGCTGGCGAGGACACTGAAAGACACGTGTACGGATAACAAAGCGTTCTGTGTGCAATCTGATATAGCGATTGTTTTGGGTTTCGccgggtttttgtttttgggcaTCTCGTCCCTGTTTTCGGGTTTTCGGGTGGTTTGTTTTATAATCAACGGCTCTCGTTTTTATGTTTAG